The Calditerrivibrio nitroreducens DSM 19672 genome window below encodes:
- a CDS encoding DpnI domain-containing protein, producing MNINLNTNIAANYRSNTQKIRVITEYWVKQNGYCPNCGNKLLSFANNRPVSDFFCDNCKEEFELKSKKGAEIGMKIVDGAYSSMLNRITSERNPHFFFLTYDKTKMTVVNFFIIPNFYFTPEIIEKRNPLTPTAKRSGWIGCNINLSLIPEMGKVFYVKNSITFSKYEVLHDWEKTQFLKTEERESRGWIIDILNCIDKIDKEIFSLQDIYKFESHLKLKHPNNNFIKDKIRQQLQLLRDKGIIEFLGKGKYRKVH from the coding sequence ATGAATATCAATCTTAATACTAATATTGCTGCAAACTATAGAAGCAATACTCAAAAAATACGTGTTATCACAGAATATTGGGTTAAGCAAAATGGTTACTGCCCTAATTGTGGAAATAAATTGTTAAGCTTTGCAAATAATCGACCTGTTTCAGACTTTTTTTGTGATAATTGTAAAGAAGAATTTGAGTTGAAGAGTAAAAAAGGCGCAGAGATAGGCATGAAAATAGTTGATGGAGCTTATTCTTCTATGCTCAATAGGATCACTTCTGAAAGGAATCCTCATTTTTTCTTTTTGACTTATGACAAAACTAAAATGACTGTTGTTAACTTTTTTATAATTCCAAACTTCTATTTTACACCAGAAATAATTGAGAAAAGAAATCCATTAACTCCTACTGCCAAAAGGTCAGGATGGATCGGTTGTAATATCAATTTAAGCTTAATTCCAGAAATGGGTAAGGTATTTTATGTGAAAAATTCTATTACTTTTTCAAAATATGAAGTTTTACATGATTGGGAGAAAACTCAGTTTTTGAAAACAGAAGAAAGAGAAAGTAGGGGATGGATTATTGATATTTTAAATTGTATTGATAAAATTGACAAAGAAATATTTTCATTACAAGATATCTACAAGTTTGAATCACACTTGAAATTAAAACATCCAAACAATAACTTTATTAAAGATAAAATCAGACAGCAATTGCAACTATTAAGAGATAAAGGAATAATTGAGTTTTTAGGAAAAGGAAAATATCGAAAGGTACATTAA
- a CDS encoding type II secretion system F family protein: MQFNYKGTTRKGEVKKGVIDADNIDEASVLLYSQGIIPEIIRQSSTIDIYYNKLSQKLKKYEKVRLEELIVFTRQFASLFAAGIPILTILRRLESQNYSQKMKETISTIIKDIEAGTPLSIAFRKHKDIFSDLYINMLRVGEEGGVLDIVLQRLALILETDLDTRNKIKNATRYPKMVVSAIVIAFVILMTFVIPKFVGLFSKFNTELPLPTKILVFVNDFFHNFWWLILIISILSYLIYKKYKKTPHGKRKIDEYTLKIPIIGPLIHKIYLSRISRILGLLYKSGISIITSFEIVSEVTGNEVIKDELLIIKEKVTRGGTIHGSFEASKYFPPVVSDMISAGEDTGQLDEMLFKIADYYDSEVDYSIKTLSQAIEPILLVMVAGMVLILALGVFLPMWDLIKVFRQ; the protein is encoded by the coding sequence ATGCAATTTAATTACAAAGGGACCACCAGAAAAGGTGAAGTAAAAAAAGGGGTAATCGACGCTGACAATATAGATGAGGCTTCCGTTTTACTCTACTCTCAGGGGATAATACCAGAAATCATTCGTCAATCTTCCACAATAGATATTTACTACAATAAACTATCGCAAAAACTTAAAAAGTATGAAAAAGTAAGGCTCGAAGAGCTTATCGTATTCACAAGACAGTTTGCCAGCCTTTTTGCCGCAGGAATTCCAATACTCACCATTTTAAGAAGACTTGAGAGCCAGAATTACTCCCAAAAAATGAAAGAAACAATCTCCACCATCATCAAAGATATCGAAGCAGGTACACCCCTAAGTATCGCCTTCAGAAAGCATAAAGATATATTCTCTGATCTATACATAAATATGCTGCGGGTGGGTGAAGAGGGTGGAGTACTTGATATCGTATTGCAGAGATTGGCTTTGATCCTTGAAACTGATCTGGATACAAGGAACAAAATCAAAAATGCCACCCGATACCCCAAAATGGTTGTATCCGCAATAGTAATAGCTTTTGTTATCCTGATGACCTTTGTAATACCAAAATTCGTCGGACTATTTTCTAAATTTAACACAGAATTACCCCTACCAACGAAGATTCTGGTATTTGTAAATGATTTTTTTCACAACTTCTGGTGGTTAATACTTATAATCAGTATACTTTCTTATTTGATTTACAAGAAATACAAGAAAACTCCACATGGTAAAAGAAAAATTGACGAATACACGTTAAAAATTCCAATAATAGGCCCCCTTATACACAAGATATACCTATCCCGTATAAGCAGAATTCTTGGATTACTGTATAAAAGCGGCATTTCGATTATTACAAGCTTTGAAATCGTCAGCGAAGTTACAGGTAATGAGGTAATAAAGGATGAGTTACTCATAATAAAAGAAAAAGTTACAAGAGGGGGAACTATTCACGGATCATTTGAAGCATCAAAATACTTTCCCCCTGTGGTCAGCGATATGATATCTGCTGGGGAAGACACAGGACAGCTGGATGAAATGCTCTTTAAAATTGCAGACTATTACGACAGCGAAGTGGATTACTCCATCAAAACCCTTTCTCAGGCCATCGAACCAATTCTACTTGTGATGGTGGCAGGTATGGTCTTGATTCTTGCACTTGGAGTCTTTCTACCTATGTGGGATTTAATAAAAGTTTTTAGACAATAA
- a CDS encoding type II secretion system protein, whose protein sequence is MKKGFTLIELVIVIVILGILAAVAIPKFADLQKDAKISAVKGLGGAISAAKDIVRAKWLAQDNVSATTIKIDNKDIEVYTNDNRSGYPKASSNGILAAIDYDNKTYELDTGSDVITLYYKGFKSASKKCYVKYDASDNTTSPKVTIETDDCQ, encoded by the coding sequence ATGAAAAAAGGTTTTACTTTAATTGAGCTTGTAATTGTCATTGTAATTCTTGGTATTTTAGCTGCCGTTGCAATACCAAAGTTTGCTGACCTGCAAAAGGATGCAAAGATATCAGCAGTTAAAGGATTAGGGGGAGCTATTTCCGCAGCAAAGGATATCGTCAGAGCCAAATGGCTGGCTCAGGATAATGTTTCAGCAACAACTATTAAAATTGATAATAAGGACATAGAGGTCTACACAAATGATAATAGAAGTGGCTATCCTAAAGCAAGTTCCAATGGTATTCTCGCCGCGATAGATTATGACAATAAGACATATGAACTTGATACTGGTAGTGATGTGATAACTTTATATTACAAAGGATTTAAAAGTGCTAGTAAAAAATGCTATGTTAAATATGATGCATCAGATAACACTACATCGCCAAAAGTCACTATCGAAACCGATGATTGTCAATAA
- a CDS encoding competence type IV pilus major pilin ComGC, with protein sequence MFSKKGYSPLETLVALILIAIFIGVFYSKYQKIETETKINMRNDEIRILNMSIDLYRMKKGSYPDNLSVLFSEGYIDNKTQELLNLSARIKNGELLDPFGNRYIYDKKIGKVKK encoded by the coding sequence ATGTTTAGTAAAAAAGGGTACTCACCGCTTGAAACATTAGTAGCACTAATATTGATAGCCATTTTCATAGGTGTTTTTTACTCAAAATATCAAAAAATAGAAACTGAGACTAAAATCAATATGAGAAACGACGAAATAAGAATCCTGAATATGTCAATAGATCTATATAGAATGAAAAAAGGTAGCTATCCTGACAATCTTTCTGTTCTTTTTTCAGAAGGGTATATAGATAATAAAACACAAGAGCTTTTAAATCTATCCGCAAGAATAAAAAATGGTGAACTATTAGACCCTTTTGGCAATAGATATATCTACGATAAAAAAATCGGTAAAGTAAAAAAATAG
- the mutS gene encoding DNA mismatch repair protein MutS — protein MEENIKITPMYSQFLQEKKNYPDAILFFRMGDFYEMFGEDAKIASKILNIALTARNKNEENPIPMCGIPYHSYIPYLKKLVDAGYKVAICEQLEDPKNAKGIVKRGVVRVVTPGTLIEDDILAGNDFNFILSFERDGDIFYAVVSDTSTGDTFVTKSVSIEDIITQWNPKEIITTINNPPVGNATILRYRYNDEYMLDRVAEYYGITSTVAIGIREEVIVKALFNLIKYIDDNLLDVKLKFPEFFTFDNTLYMDAVAIKTLEVVESSDPSGRTSLFDVLNFCKTAMGERLLKFYLLTPTRLKFEILRRQEWITFFVNNSDLIDSLSKILSEINDIERIITRISAKKGSPRDLIGLKNSLKQLPQIKKILKGYVSPILQDFIKNFDDLKDIYQLIDHAISDDPPLNIKDCGVIKDGYSTEVDELRSIRKNSQSLLLKIENEEKEKTGISTLKVRYNKVFGYYIEISKGQVGKVPDYYERRQTLVNAERFITPELKKLEEKILTAEERLQELEYEIFCQIRDGVSSNASRIRYVAQMVAEIDFFISSAYCAIKYNYVRPEVGDFEEIKIIDGRHPVIERRVKEGFVPNDVLLDGTKNRLMIITGPNMSGKSTYLRTVAVITLMAHCGLFVPAREAKIGFVDRIFTRVGASDNLARGESTFMVEMLETANIIKNATQKSLIILDEIGRGTSTFDGLSIAWSVAEYIAERVKAKTLFATHYHELTELESMVAGVKNYTALVKEWKNEIIFMRKITEGVADKSYGIYVAKLAGLPEAIVSRAEEVLSILEKHEISIDGSFMMTKKKRSYERTVIQPMLLFEEHPIISELKGINPDELSPKEALDLFYRIREKLDA, from the coding sequence ATGGAAGAAAACATCAAAATTACCCCGATGTACAGTCAGTTTCTCCAGGAGAAAAAGAACTATCCTGATGCCATTCTTTTTTTTCGAATGGGGGATTTTTATGAGATGTTTGGTGAAGATGCTAAAATCGCTTCAAAAATACTGAATATCGCTTTAACCGCCAGAAATAAGAATGAAGAAAATCCGATTCCTATGTGTGGTATACCCTATCATTCCTATATCCCCTATTTAAAAAAACTGGTGGATGCAGGGTACAAAGTGGCGATATGTGAGCAACTGGAGGATCCCAAAAATGCAAAAGGGATCGTGAAAAGAGGTGTGGTGAGGGTGGTAACCCCCGGTACACTGATTGAAGATGATATATTGGCGGGTAATGATTTTAACTTTATACTTTCATTCGAAAGGGATGGTGATATCTTTTACGCTGTGGTATCTGATACCTCCACTGGTGATACATTTGTTACAAAGTCTGTTTCAATTGAAGATATAATCACACAGTGGAACCCTAAAGAGATTATTACCACAATTAATAATCCACCAGTGGGCAATGCCACCATCCTCAGGTATCGATACAACGACGAATATATGCTTGACAGAGTAGCAGAGTATTATGGAATTACTTCCACAGTAGCTATCGGTATCCGTGAAGAAGTGATAGTGAAGGCTCTTTTTAATCTTATCAAATATATTGACGATAATCTGCTGGATGTTAAATTGAAATTCCCTGAATTTTTTACTTTTGACAATACGCTTTATATGGATGCGGTTGCCATAAAGACGCTGGAGGTGGTGGAGTCTTCGGATCCATCAGGGAGAACTTCGTTATTTGACGTCCTAAATTTTTGTAAAACAGCTATGGGGGAGAGGCTTTTAAAATTTTATCTTTTGACCCCAACAAGGTTGAAATTTGAAATACTAAGAAGGCAGGAATGGATTACATTTTTTGTGAATAATAGCGATTTGATAGATAGCTTATCAAAGATTTTATCAGAGATAAATGATATAGAAAGGATAATTACGAGGATTTCTGCGAAGAAAGGTTCTCCAAGGGATTTAATTGGTTTAAAAAACTCATTAAAACAACTGCCCCAAATAAAAAAGATTCTAAAAGGGTATGTATCCCCGATTTTGCAGGACTTTATTAAGAATTTTGATGATTTAAAAGATATTTATCAATTAATCGATCATGCCATAAGTGACGACCCACCACTAAATATCAAAGATTGTGGCGTAATCAAAGATGGATATTCAACTGAAGTTGATGAGCTAAGGAGTATAAGGAAAAATAGCCAGTCATTACTACTGAAGATAGAAAATGAGGAAAAGGAAAAGACAGGAATCTCCACACTAAAAGTAAGATATAACAAGGTATTTGGTTACTATATAGAGATTTCTAAAGGTCAGGTGGGTAAAGTGCCTGACTATTATGAAAGAAGACAAACTCTTGTGAATGCCGAAAGATTCATTACTCCAGAATTAAAAAAACTCGAGGAGAAGATCCTTACCGCAGAAGAACGTTTACAGGAACTTGAATATGAAATCTTCTGCCAGATTAGGGATGGCGTATCATCAAATGCATCCCGGATTAGATATGTTGCCCAGATGGTGGCGGAAATAGATTTCTTCATTTCTTCCGCTTATTGTGCGATAAAATATAATTATGTAAGGCCTGAAGTGGGGGATTTTGAGGAGATTAAAATCATAGATGGTAGACATCCTGTAATTGAAAGGCGGGTGAAGGAAGGATTTGTGCCGAATGATGTATTGCTCGATGGGACAAAAAATAGATTGATGATTATCACCGGACCAAATATGTCTGGTAAGAGCACATACTTGAGAACTGTTGCAGTCATTACCCTTATGGCACATTGTGGTTTGTTTGTACCGGCAAGAGAGGCTAAAATCGGTTTTGTGGATAGAATCTTTACACGGGTTGGGGCAAGCGATAATCTTGCTCGGGGGGAATCAACATTTATGGTGGAGATGCTGGAAACGGCAAATATAATAAAGAATGCCACCCAAAAATCTCTTATTATTTTAGATGAGATTGGCAGGGGGACATCCACCTTTGATGGTTTATCAATTGCATGGTCTGTGGCGGAGTATATCGCCGAGAGGGTAAAGGCAAAGACACTTTTTGCCACTCATTATCATGAGCTTACGGAGCTTGAGTCGATGGTGGCGGGTGTTAAAAACTATACTGCTCTTGTAAAAGAATGGAAAAATGAAATTATTTTCATGCGAAAGATAACCGAAGGGGTGGCTGATAAAAGTTATGGTATATATGTTGCAAAACTTGCTGGATTACCCGAAGCAATTGTTAGCAGAGCAGAAGAGGTTCTGTCAATACTTGAAAAGCATGAGATATCTATAGATGGTTCTTTTATGATGACGAAAAAGAAGAGATCCTACGAAAGAACAGTGATACAGCCAATGCTACTTTTTGAGGAGCACCCCATCATCAGCGAATTAAAAGGTATAAACCCTGATGAGTTATCTCCAAAAGAAGCTCTCGATCTATTCTATAGAATCAGGGAGAAGCTTGATGCATAG
- a CDS encoding LapA family protein, translating to MKVIVNILKLIIILVIIIFSAMNIQNVQIHYMIGQPPMQIPLFIVIIISFLLGVFVYWLFSLKNSFKKFIEIRNLRSELNKTKNELNRIKSSPFNKDVK from the coding sequence ATGAAAGTTATCGTTAATATTTTAAAGTTGATCATTATTTTAGTTATAATAATATTCTCTGCAATGAATATCCAGAATGTACAGATACACTACATGATTGGGCAACCACCAATGCAGATCCCTTTATTTATCGTTATTATCATTTCGTTTCTTCTTGGTGTTTTCGTCTATTGGCTTTTTTCTCTTAAAAATAGTTTTAAAAAGTTTATCGAAATTAGAAATCTAAGATCCGAACTAAATAAAACCAAAAATGAGCTAAATAGGATTAAATCTTCCCCTTTCAACAAGGATGTGAAATGA
- a CDS encoding transketolase — MEINQIEKVLSNKNELLSATNKCRGDILKMTTLAQSGHPGGSLSAIDMLYSIYLVANIDPKNPYNPDRDRIVISNGHISPAVYSTLGNLGFFDIDEAIATFRLAGSIFEGHIERSIPGVEWTTGNLGQGLSAACGMAVAGRVKGIQYDIFVVMGDGEHQKGQISEARRFAVKYNLKNITVFIDYNKLQISGDISRVMPQNIKDEYIADGWVVLEIDGHNFDEILNAIKMSKNIDRPTMVLARTTMGKNVSFMENIADYHGKPLTEGQLDEALKELGIENNLQYYKDIRSKFVADVSKHTFYRDDLKIDIGMSKIYNTDASLDNRTAFGNAITDIVQLNEDRIAVFDCDLASSVKTDKVEKEFPKNFFQSGIQEHHTATMAGAASVNGVVSVFADFGVFGVDETYNQQRLNDINHTNLKVVTTHVGIDVGEDGRTHQCLDYVGAMRNLYGFKVIVPADPNQTDKAVRFAVKEYGNFLIAMGRSKTPVLADEDGKPFYGENYKFEYGTGDILRDGSIPLITYGAMTLYALKVRELLSGKFDIAVLVFSTPLAPDMELLKRYSGKGVVFVYEDHNRFTGLGAILSQKICAEGAKVKVVTFGADYYPYSGKPADVLKLMGLDPSTVAHKIAENLSK; from the coding sequence GTGGAAATAAATCAAATTGAGAAGGTGTTGTCAAATAAAAATGAATTGCTCTCTGCCACGAATAAGTGTAGAGGTGATATATTAAAAATGACTACATTAGCCCAGAGTGGTCATCCTGGTGGTTCTTTATCTGCCATTGATATGCTGTATTCAATCTATTTGGTTGCCAATATAGATCCAAAAAATCCTTATAACCCTGATAGGGATAGGATAGTCATATCAAATGGTCATATCTCTCCTGCAGTGTACAGCACGCTTGGGAATTTAGGTTTTTTTGACATCGATGAAGCTATTGCTACTTTTAGACTTGCTGGTAGTATTTTTGAGGGGCATATTGAGAGATCCATTCCCGGTGTGGAATGGACTACTGGTAACCTTGGTCAGGGGCTATCTGCTGCCTGTGGTATGGCTGTGGCTGGTAGAGTAAAAGGTATTCAATATGATATTTTTGTCGTAATGGGGGATGGGGAGCACCAGAAAGGGCAAATATCAGAAGCCAGAAGATTTGCAGTGAAGTACAATCTTAAAAATATAACTGTTTTTATTGATTACAATAAATTACAGATAAGCGGTGATATTTCAAGAGTAATGCCACAGAATATAAAAGATGAATATATTGCTGATGGCTGGGTGGTACTTGAAATTGATGGGCATAATTTTGATGAAATATTAAATGCCATTAAAATGAGTAAAAATATAGATCGACCCACAATGGTTCTTGCCAGAACTACGATGGGTAAAAATGTGAGTTTTATGGAGAATATTGCGGACTACCACGGTAAACCTTTGACAGAAGGGCAATTGGATGAAGCTTTAAAAGAGCTCGGTATTGAAAATAATCTTCAATATTATAAAGATATCAGAAGTAAGTTTGTGGCTGACGTTTCAAAGCATACCTTTTACAGAGATGATCTTAAGATAGATATCGGGATGTCCAAGATTTATAACACCGATGCATCCCTTGACAATAGAACAGCCTTTGGGAATGCCATCACAGATATAGTACAATTGAATGAAGATAGAATAGCTGTTTTTGATTGTGATCTTGCTTCATCAGTGAAAACGGATAAGGTGGAAAAAGAATTTCCAAAAAACTTTTTTCAGTCTGGGATTCAGGAGCATCATACCGCCACAATGGCAGGTGCGGCATCTGTGAATGGTGTGGTGAGCGTGTTTGCAGATTTTGGTGTCTTCGGTGTGGACGAGACATACAATCAACAAAGGTTAAACGATATAAATCATACTAACTTAAAGGTAGTGACAACTCACGTAGGGATCGATGTGGGTGAAGATGGTAGAACCCATCAATGTCTTGACTATGTGGGGGCTATGCGAAATCTCTATGGATTTAAAGTTATCGTCCCTGCTGATCCCAATCAGACGGACAAAGCTGTGCGATTTGCCGTCAAAGAATATGGAAATTTTCTTATAGCAATGGGTAGATCCAAGACACCTGTATTAGCAGATGAAGACGGAAAGCCTTTTTATGGTGAAAACTATAAATTTGAATATGGGACAGGAGATATTTTAAGAGATGGCTCTATTCCACTTATAACTTATGGTGCCATGACACTTTATGCTCTAAAAGTGAGGGAACTTCTTTCGGGTAAGTTTGATATCGCAGTTTTGGTATTTTCCACACCACTTGCCCCTGATATGGAGCTTTTGAAAAGATATTCCGGTAAAGGTGTCGTTTTTGTGTACGAAGACCACAACAGATTTACCGGGCTTGGCGCAATCTTATCCCAGAAGATATGTGCAGAAGGGGCTAAAGTTAAAGTTGTCACATTTGGTGCTGATTATTATCCATATTCGGGTAAACCAGCTGACGTATTAAAACTTATGGGGCTTGATCCTTCAACTGTGGCTCATAAGATTGCCGAAAACCTTTCAAAGTAA
- a CDS encoding HIT family protein, protein MEKIWAPWRMRYIDGSHKDEGCIFCNKPKENNDRENLIVYRGRFSFAMLNLFPYTNGHTMVAPYRHTAIFEELTRDEVIDIHIVTSIIIKAIKMTMNPDGFNLGYNLGRTAGAGIVDHLHFHIVPRWNGDTNFMPVIGEVKVISEHIEQTYDKILKGIEVMG, encoded by the coding sequence ATGGAAAAGATCTGGGCACCCTGGCGGATGAGATATATAGATGGATCTCACAAAGATGAAGGTTGTATTTTCTGCAATAAACCTAAAGAGAATAATGACAGGGAGAATCTGATTGTATATAGAGGGCGATTCTCTTTTGCAATGCTAAATCTTTTCCCATACACAAATGGGCATACTATGGTAGCCCCTTATAGACATACTGCGATATTTGAGGAGCTTACAAGGGATGAAGTGATCGATATACATATAGTTACATCTATTATCATAAAAGCCATCAAAATGACAATGAATCCTGATGGATTCAATCTTGGGTACAATCTTGGAAGGACAGCTGGGGCTGGTATTGTGGACCATTTACATTTTCATATAGTCCCCAGATGGAATGGAGATACAAATTTTATGCCTGTCATCGGTGAGGTAAAGGTCATTTCCGAACATATTGAGCAGACATACGATAAGATCCTAAAGGGGATAGAGGTGATGGGATGA
- a CDS encoding glycerate kinase family protein: protein MRIVIAPDSFKESLSSKEVINTISNAFISEISDLTIIEVPMADGGEGTAETLIEATGGYFVEKDVLDPLGRKTKARYGITGDGKRCIIEMASCCGLSLLKPEERNPSITTTFGLGELIRDGLTKGVREFIIGIGGSATNDAGGGMLQALGFGLKDKEGKEVGFGGYELERVESIDFTKIDNNLKDARFLIACDVDNPMVGENGASYVYGPQKGADIQMVEKLDKALVKFSKVIKKVTGMDVSNIPGTGAAGGIGAAFLSFLNAKLMPGFEIVSEFHHLEEKIKESDLVITGEGKTDHQTKFGKVVSGVSKIAKRHNKPVICISGSYTEDATILYDYGITAIFSCIHQPDNLENIMKNARKNLNLTALNVAKMIKFLSKKGEEPPEYL, encoded by the coding sequence ATGAGAATAGTAATAGCACCCGATTCTTTTAAAGAGTCCCTATCCTCAAAAGAGGTTATAAATACCATATCAAACGCCTTTATTTCAGAAATATCCGATCTTACAATAATCGAGGTGCCTATGGCAGATGGGGGAGAGGGAACAGCCGAAACATTAATCGAAGCAACCGGAGGGTATTTTGTAGAAAAAGATGTTCTCGATCCTCTTGGCAGGAAAACTAAAGCGAGATATGGTATTACTGGTGATGGAAAAAGATGTATAATCGAAATGGCATCCTGCTGCGGCTTATCTCTACTAAAACCTGAAGAGAGGAATCCATCCATCACCACAACTTTTGGCCTAGGAGAACTTATCAGAGATGGATTAACCAAAGGGGTAAGAGAATTCATAATCGGTATTGGTGGAAGTGCCACGAATGATGCAGGTGGTGGTATGCTACAGGCCCTTGGCTTTGGATTGAAGGATAAAGAGGGAAAAGAGGTTGGGTTTGGTGGCTACGAGCTTGAAAGAGTGGAGTCAATCGATTTTACAAAAATAGATAATAACCTGAAAGATGCAAGATTTCTTATCGCCTGTGACGTGGATAACCCTATGGTTGGAGAAAATGGAGCTTCTTATGTTTATGGACCCCAGAAAGGTGCCGACATCCAGATGGTGGAAAAGCTTGATAAAGCTCTGGTAAAATTTTCAAAAGTGATAAAAAAAGTCACAGGCATGGATGTATCAAATATACCAGGCACTGGTGCTGCCGGCGGCATAGGTGCAGCTTTCCTATCATTTTTAAACGCTAAACTGATGCCAGGTTTTGAAATTGTATCGGAATTTCATCATCTGGAAGAAAAGATAAAAGAATCGGATCTGGTGATTACCGGCGAGGGGAAAACTGATCATCAAACAAAATTTGGTAAGGTAGTTTCCGGAGTTTCAAAAATAGCTAAACGACACAATAAACCTGTCATCTGCATATCTGGTTCCTACACAGAAGATGCCACCATCCTTTACGATTATGGGATAACAGCAATATTTAGCTGCATACATCAACCAGATAATTTGGAAAATATAATGAAAAATGCCAGAAAAAACCTTAACCTCACAGCCCTGAATGTGGCAAAAATGATAAAATTTTTAAGTAAAAAGGGGGAAGAACCCCCCGAATATCTATAA
- a CDS encoding tetratricopeptide repeat protein: MIRFFDRDKETGNSKVFYHLINGDYAAALDLLKKSYEGKDIPDDYYFLMGGILRKINDFEGALQIQKNLFTAEKIYPNNIVAHELVANLIALGKDKEAVNFISDFLRKEDDQKLKDILPYLLYTIEDFETAAEHFKKMNNPVMVSYCYYQEALKLGGMDSEFSSYLLKSLKYNNKLRSARFDLAGYYFLNGKNGKGLDLLIEVIYEDLIKSLDDLYYIRDKFKTYADLLQFERLIDKKVNENSSNPFYYIYLSEEALSNGDLEKGKDILITYSNNHYTPKVILKYYAKLLGDQFLANTFMNEHIYQCYNCKATFINFFSICPSCRYVDTISVH; this comes from the coding sequence ATGATCCGATTTTTTGATAGGGATAAAGAAACTGGTAACTCTAAAGTATTTTATCACTTGATAAACGGTGATTATGCTGCGGCACTTGATTTATTAAAAAAGAGTTACGAAGGGAAAGATATCCCCGATGATTATTATTTCCTTATGGGTGGGATATTAAGAAAGATCAACGATTTTGAAGGAGCTTTACAAATTCAAAAAAATCTCTTTACTGCCGAAAAGATATATCCAAACAATATAGTGGCGCATGAATTGGTGGCAAATCTAATTGCTCTCGGTAAAGATAAAGAAGCTGTGAATTTTATATCAGATTTCCTCAGGAAAGAAGATGACCAGAAGCTTAAAGACATTTTACCGTATTTACTTTATACGATAGAAGATTTTGAGACGGCGGCGGAACACTTTAAAAAGATGAATAACCCCGTAATGGTGTCCTACTGCTACTATCAGGAGGCACTGAAATTGGGTGGTATGGATTCTGAATTTAGTTCATACCTTTTGAAATCTCTAAAATACAATAACAAGCTGAGAAGTGCAAGATTTGATCTTGCGGGATACTATTTCTTGAATGGCAAAAATGGGAAGGGACTGGATCTTCTGATCGAAGTGATATACGAAGATCTCATAAAATCTCTTGATGATCTTTATTACATAAGGGATAAGTTTAAAACTTACGCAGATCTTTTACAATTTGAAAGATTGATTGACAAAAAGGTGAACGAAAATAGTAGCAATCCATTTTACTATATATATCTATCTGAAGAGGCTTTATCCAATGGGGATCTGGAAAAAGGGAAAGATATTTTGATAACATATTCAAATAATCATTACACACCAAAAGTGATTCTCAAGTATTATGCAAAGCTTTTGGGGGATCAGTTTTTGGCGAATACATTTATGAATGAACATATTTATCAATGTTATAACTGCAAAGCAACGTTTATTAATTTTTTTAGTATATGCCCATCCTGCAGGTATGTAGACACTATTAGCGTCCATTAG